The DNA region CGGCGGCCGCGTCGATCTTCAGCGCCGTCTCGAGCGCGCGCAGCCCGTCGCGCCCGGTGGCGGCCACGCTCCTCGCCTTCGGATCGAGCACGGCATCGATGAAGGCGGAGACGTTGGCGCCGAGGGAGTCCTTCGCCTGAGGCGCCTCGGCGAAGTCGGGGTCGAGATGCAGCTTGCCCTCGTTGGCGAAGCGCTTGTTGAGGAAGTCGACCTCGACCTGGTCGCCGCTGGCATAGCCCATCAACATCACCCGGTCACGCGCCTCGGCGACGCGGCTGGACTCCAGCGTGACCTTCAGGCCGCCGGGAAAGTCGAGCGTGGCGTAGACATGGTCGGCGAGACCGCCGCGATCAGCCATCATCTGCGCCTCGATGCGCTCGGGCGCAGCCCCGGCGAGCGCCAGGACAAGGTCGATGTCGTGGATCAGCAGGTCGAGCGTCACCGAGACGTCGAGATTGCGCGCCGACGGGGTGCCCATGCGCCGCGCGTGCAGCGTGTCGAGCCTTGGCAAGTCTCCGAACAGACCCATCGCATCGAAGACGAAGCGTTCCTGGTGACCGACCTGCAGGACGACGCCGTTCGCCTCCGCGAGCGAGACGAGATCCTCGCCCTCTTCCACGGTGGCTGCGATGGGCTTCTCCACCAGCACGGCCTTGCCGGCCTGCAGCGCACGGTGGGCGGCGTCGTGGTGGAACATGGCCGGGCTCGCCACCGTGAGGATGTCGACCGCCTCGATCAGCGCGTGGAGGCTCTCGAACGGCGTTCCTCCATGCCTCTCGCACAGCGCGCGCGCATGGTCGGCGACCGGATCGAACACGCCGATGAACTCGGCGCGCGGCTCGGCGGCGTACTTGGAGGCGTGGAAGCCGCCGAACACGCCCGCGCCGACGACGCCGGCGCGAAGGGGTTTGTCAGTCTTGCTCATGAAGGGGCAAAGAGCACACAGCCCGCTTCGTTGCAAAGCGCGGCGCGCATCGTGCGCCTCAAGTTTGGTTTCGGTTCCTTTCCCGGGCTATTGCGAAGCGGCGCGCCATCCCTAGGATGAGCGCCGAAGTAAACACGGTTCACCACGTCATATCTGCCCGGGAGGCCCCCATGAAATCGCGCGAAGTCCACCTCACCGAGAATTTCGTCGGCGAGATCAAGCCGGACTATTTCGAGATCGAGGAGGTCGAGATTGCCGAGCCGAAGGAGGGCGAGGTCCAGGTCGAGAACGAATGGCTCTCGGTCGATCCCTACATGCGCGGGCGGATGACGGGGGTGAAGACCTATGTCGAGCCGTTCGAGCCGGGCAAGCCGATGGAGGGGGGCGCGGTCGGGCGCGTGGTGAAGTCGAAGTCCGACAGATACGCCGAGGGCGATTATGTCTTCTCCATGTATGGCTGGCGCGAGGCGTGGACCGCTCCGGCCAAGGGGCTGATGAAGGTCGATGCCGACCTGCTGCCGCCCCAGACCTATCTCGGCATCGCCGGTATGCCCGGCCTGACCGCCTATGTCGGGCTGAAGCGCATCATCGACCTGAAGGAAGGCGAGACTCTGTGGATGAGCGCGGGCGCCGGTGCGGTCGGCACCTCCGGAATCCAGTTCGCCAAGGCGATGGGCGCGAAGGTGATCGCGACCGCCGGCGGCAAGGAGAAGTGCGATCTGTGCAGGGAGCTCGGGGCGGATGCGGCGGTCGACTACAAGGCGACCGACAATCTCGCCAAGGCGATCCGCCAGGCGGCCAGGGACATCGGCAGTTCGGGTATCGATGCCTATTACGAGAATGTCGGCGGCGACCATCTGCAGGCCGCGCTCGACGTGCTCAAGCAATACGGCCGCATCGCGGCCTGCGGGATGATCGCGCGCTACAATGACGACCGTTCGGTTCCCGGTCCGAGCAACCTCGTCCAGATCGTCGCCAAATCCCTCAAGATGCAGGGCTTCATCGTGATGGATCATATCGATCTCAACGAGGCCTTCGTGAAGGATCTGTCGGGCTGGATGATGGCGGGCAAGGTCACCTCAAAGGAGACCATCTACGAGGGGATCGAGAAGATGCCCGACGCCTTCATCGGCCTGTTCACCGGCGAGAATGTCGGCAAGATGCTGGTCAAGGTCTGAGGGTGAACATCCCGTCCCTGGCGGAGATCAACGCGATCGGGACCGGCAAGCTGCCCGGCCTGATCGGCATCGAGATCACCGAGTACACACCCGAGAAGGTCGCGGGCCGCTTCGAGGTCCGCGCCGAGCTGCTGGCCCCCAACGGCTATCTGCATGCCGCGAGCGTGATCGCCCTCGTCGACACGCTCGCGGGCTATGGCTGCGTCGCCAACCTGCCCGAGGGCGCACGCGGCTTCACGACGGTGGAGCTGAAGTCGAACTTCCTCAACACCGCGCTCGAAGGCGGGGTCGCCGGCGAGGCGGTCCCGGTCCATGCCGGCCGCACGACGCAGGTGTTCGACGCGAAGGCGTGGCGCGAAAGCGACGGCAGGACGATCGCCCTGTACCGCTGTACCCAGATGGTGCTCTACCCGCGCTGATCGCGGCGCATGAGCCGGCCGAGCAGACCCCCGCCCGTCACCGCCCCTGCGAGCGCTGCGAGATCGGGCAGACCGGTCACGGCATCGACCCCGCCATAGGCCAGAATCGCGGCACAGACGGCCAGGCTTGCCGCCGACAAGGTGTGCGGAAATGAGGCGCTTGCGGTCTTCATGGTTTCTCAATTGCAAACGCCGCGCCGCGAAACCGCGCAATTGTTAACCATACGGATGAAGTCCGAACGGAAAAACTGCGGAAAATCACCCGTTTCGCCTGTATTCGCTTGCAATTGGACGTCAGAATCGCGCTTCATTCCAACGTCCAACAGGAAGAGCGGCTTGCATGGGGCGTCCCGTCCCGGCCACCGCCAGAACCATCAGGAAGGGGGGACCCCTCAATGAACAAGTCCGAACTCGCCAAAGCCGTCTCCGACGCCGCCGGCGTCACCCGCACCCAAGCCGGTGAAGCCGTCGACGCGGTGATCGAGAACATCACCAAGGCGGTCAAGAAGGGTGACACGGTTCAGCTCGCCGGCTTCGGGACCTTCCACCCGAAGCACCGGGAAGCGCGCGAAGTGCGCAACCCGCGTACCGGCGAGAAGATGATGAGCAAGGCGAAGACCTCCCTGGCCTTCCGCCCGGCTTCCTCGCTGAAAGACATCTAAGCGGTCCACACCGCGAGGACGAAGACGCCGCCCGGGAAACCGGGCGGCGTTTTTGGTTCCTGACCCGGGTTTGCCCCGCGCGATGGGCTCCCCCCCACGAGCGGGGGAGGCGCGCGCTGCAGCCTACTCCGCGGCCCGCTTCAGCCCGTTCGCGGGCTTCAGGGCTTCGGCGATCTGGAAGGCCATCTCCAGGGCCTGGTCCGCGTTCAGGCGCGGATCGCAATGGGTGTGGTAGCGGCTGGACAGGTCGGCCTCGGACAGGTGCCCTGCCCCGCCGACGCACTCGGTGACGTCCTGGCCGGTCATCTCGAAATGCACCCCGCCCGGCTCGACGCCCTCGGCGCGCAGCACCTCGATGAACTGTTTCAGTTCCTTCAGCACCGAATCGAACACCCGCGTCTTGTAGCCGGAGGCCGTCTTCGTGGTGTTGCCGTGCATGGGGTCGCAGGACCAGACCACGCGCTTGCCGGCGCGCTTGACCGCCCTGACGAGCGGCGGCAGGCCCTGGCCCACCTTGTCGGCACCCATGCGTGCGTAGAGGACCAGCCGGCCCGCCTCGTTGCCCGGGTTGAGGATGTCGATGAGGCGCACGAGTTCGTCGGGATCCAGGCTCGGGCCGCACTTCAGCCCGATCGGGTTTTCCAGTCCGCGCATGAACTCCACATGCGCCCCGTCCGGCTGGCGCGTGCGGTCGCCGATCCAGAGCAGGTGCGCCGAGGTCGCGTAAGCCCGCCCGGTCGTGGAATCGATCCGGGTGAGCGCTTCCTCGAAGGGCAGGTGCAGCGCCTCGTGGCTGGTGAAGAAATCCACGCCCTCGAGCGAAGGCGCGGCATCGCTCGTCACCCCGCATGCGCGCATGAAGGCGAGCGCCTCGGAGATCCGGTCGGCGTATTGCTGGTAGCGCGCGCCGGCCGGGCTTCCGGCGAGGAAATCCAGGGTCCACTGATGCACGTTGTGCAGGTCCGCATAGCCGCCCGAGGCGAGCGCGCGCAGGAGGTTCAGCGTCGCCGCGGCCTGGTCGTAGGCCTTGATGAGCCGCTCGGGATCGGGCACGCGCGCTTCGGGCGTGAAGGCCATGTCGTTGATGGAATCGCCGCGATAGCTCGGCAGCTCGACCCCGTCCTGGACTTCCACGTCGGACGAGCGCGGCTTGGCGAACTGGCCGGCGATCCGGCCGACCTTCACCACGGGCTTGGCGGCCGCGAAGGTCATCACCACCGCCATCTGCAGCAGCACACGGAATGTGTCGCGCACGTTGTCGGTGGAGAATTCCTTGAAGCTCTCCGCGCAGTCCCCGCCCTGGAGCAGGAAGGCCTCGCCATTGGCGACGCTCGCGAGCTGACGCTTCAGGCGCCGCGCCTCACCGGCGAAGACCAGAGGCGGCCGGCTGCGCAGGCGCGACAGGACCTCGTCGAGCGCGGACGCGTCGGGATAGCTCGGAAGCTGGCGGACTTCCTTGCGCTTCCAGCTGTCGGGGCTCCACGTCTGCGTCATCGGTCCAGGGTCCAGTCCTCGTTCACGGTTCAATCTAAGCCGATCTCGCGGCCACGGTAAGCCCCCATGCTGCGGCGCGTCATCGCGGGGGGATGGGAGAGAGGCTCCCGGAGTTGCCGGAACGAGACTCCTACTACGACTACCATGGCTCTCCCGCGTGGACAGGCCGGCCTGCGCGCCTGGCGTTGCCTGTCGCGGTCCATGGCGGGGCCTCCCGGTCCGGCGCTTCGCATGCAGCTTACGCCGGGCCGCGCGGGGGGAGGACAAGCCGGACGGAGCCACAAAGAAAAACCGCGCCCGGTTGCCCGGGCGCGGCTTGTCCGATCGGTCCGGCAGGGAGATCTACTCCTCGCCTTCGCCTTCCATCTCGGCCGTGCGGGCACGATCGGCGGCGCCCTTGGCCTCCGGATCGCGGTCGACGAGTTCGATCACCGCGAGCGGGGCGTTGTCGCCGTGGCGGAAGCCCGCCTTCAGCACGCGGGTATAGCCGCCATTGCGCTCGGAATAGCGCTCGCCCAGCGTGTCGAAGAGCTTCTTGACCTGCTCCTCGTTGCGGATCTTCGAGATGGCGAGACGCCGCGCGGCGAGGTCGCCCTTCTTGGCCAGCGTGATCAGCTTGTCCATCAAGGGCTTGAGTTCCTTCGCCTTGGGCAGCGTGGTCACGATCTGCTCGTGTTCGATCAGGGACGCGGCCATATTGGCGAACATCGCACGGCGGTGCGACGCGGTCCGGTTCAGCTTGCGGTGCGCAATACCGTGGCGCATGACGTCTCTCCTTCAGTCTGGAGGCCAGGGCCGTCCTAGACGTGGTCCTCGTATTTCTTTGCCAGGTCCTCGATATTTTCCGGCGGCCAGTTGGGCGCCTCCATGCCGAGGTGAAGTCCCATCTGGGCCAGGACTTCCTTGATCTCGTTGAGCGACTTGCGCCCGAAATTCGGGGTGCGGAGCATCTCCGCCTCCGACTTCTGGATGAGATCGCCGATATAGACGATGTTGTCGTTCTTCAGGCAGTTCGCCGAGCGGACCGACAGCTCGAGCTCGTCGACCTTCTTAAGCAGTGCCGGGTTGAAGTCCAGCTCGGGGGCTTCCTCCTCCGGGCCGCGGGCCTCGGAGGGCTCCTCGAAGGTGATGAAGATCTGGAACTGGTCCTGAAGGATGCGGGCGGCGTACGCAACCGCATCTTCCGGGGTCACGGCGCCGTTGGTCTCGACGTCCAGCGTCAGCTTGTCGTAGTCGAGCACCTGGCCTTCACGGGTGTTTTCCACCTTGTAGGCCACGCGCTTGACCGGGGAGTAGAGCGCATCGACGCCGATATAGCCGATCGGGGCGTCTTCGGGACGGTTGCGGTCGGCCGGGACATAGCCCTTGCCGGTGTTGACCGTCAGAACGAAGCGCACTTCCGCACCCTCGTCGAGCGTGCAGATGACGTGATCCTTGTTGATGACCTCGACATCGGCGACTTCCTCGATGTCGCCGGCGGTCACCTCGCCCGGGCCCGACTTCTTCAGCGTCAGGCGCTTGGGGCCCTCGGCATGCATGCGAAGGGCGATCTGCTTGAGGTTCAGCACGATGTCCGTGACGTCCTCGCGAACGCCCGGGATCGAGGAGAACTCGTGCACCACGCCGTCGATCTGCACCGCCGTCACCGCGGCACCCTGCAGCGAGGAGAGCAGCACGC from Marinicauda algicola includes:
- a CDS encoding PaaI family thioesterase, with translation MNIPSLAEINAIGTGKLPGLIGIEITEYTPEKVAGRFEVRAELLAPNGYLHAASVIALVDTLAGYGCVANLPEGARGFTTVELKSNFLNTALEGGVAGEAVPVHAGRTTQVFDAKAWRESDGRTIALYRCTQMVLYPR
- the rplQ gene encoding 50S ribosomal protein L17; amino-acid sequence: MRHGIAHRKLNRTASHRRAMFANMAASLIEHEQIVTTLPKAKELKPLMDKLITLAKKGDLAARRLAISKIRNEEQVKKLFDTLGERYSERNGGYTRVLKAGFRHGDNAPLAVIELVDRDPEAKGAADRARTAEMEGEGEE
- a CDS encoding Gfo/Idh/MocA family protein, which produces MSKTDKPLRAGVVGAGVFGGFHASKYAAEPRAEFIGVFDPVADHARALCERHGGTPFESLHALIEAVDILTVASPAMFHHDAAHRALQAGKAVLVEKPIAATVEEGEDLVSLAEANGVVLQVGHQERFVFDAMGLFGDLPRLDTLHARRMGTPSARNLDVSVTLDLLIHDIDLVLALAGAAPERIEAQMMADRGGLADHVYATLDFPGGLKVTLESSRVAEARDRVMLMGYASGDQVEVDFLNKRFANEGKLHLDPDFAEAPQAKDSLGANVSAFIDAVLDPKARSVAATGRDGLRALETALKIDAAAGSHSRLE
- a CDS encoding HU family DNA-binding protein; this encodes MNKSELAKAVSDAAGVTRTQAGEAVDAVIENITKAVKKGDTVQLAGFGTFHPKHREAREVRNPRTGEKMMSKAKTSLAFRPASSLKDI
- a CDS encoding class II 3-deoxy-7-phosphoheptulonate synthase, encoding MTQTWSPDSWKRKEVRQLPSYPDASALDEVLSRLRSRPPLVFAGEARRLKRQLASVANGEAFLLQGGDCAESFKEFSTDNVRDTFRVLLQMAVVMTFAAAKPVVKVGRIAGQFAKPRSSDVEVQDGVELPSYRGDSINDMAFTPEARVPDPERLIKAYDQAAATLNLLRALASGGYADLHNVHQWTLDFLAGSPAGARYQQYADRISEALAFMRACGVTSDAAPSLEGVDFFTSHEALHLPFEEALTRIDSTTGRAYATSAHLLWIGDRTRQPDGAHVEFMRGLENPIGLKCGPSLDPDELVRLIDILNPGNEAGRLVLYARMGADKVGQGLPPLVRAVKRAGKRVVWSCDPMHGNTTKTASGYKTRVFDSVLKELKQFIEVLRAEGVEPGGVHFEMTGQDVTECVGGAGHLSEADLSSRYHTHCDPRLNADQALEMAFQIAEALKPANGLKRAAE
- a CDS encoding NADP-dependent oxidoreductase — translated: MKSREVHLTENFVGEIKPDYFEIEEVEIAEPKEGEVQVENEWLSVDPYMRGRMTGVKTYVEPFEPGKPMEGGAVGRVVKSKSDRYAEGDYVFSMYGWREAWTAPAKGLMKVDADLLPPQTYLGIAGMPGLTAYVGLKRIIDLKEGETLWMSAGAGAVGTSGIQFAKAMGAKVIATAGGKEKCDLCRELGADAAVDYKATDNLAKAIRQAARDIGSSGIDAYYENVGGDHLQAALDVLKQYGRIAACGMIARYNDDRSVPGPSNLVQIVAKSLKMQGFIVMDHIDLNEAFVKDLSGWMMAGKVTSKETIYEGIEKMPDAFIGLFTGENVGKMLVKV
- a CDS encoding DNA-directed RNA polymerase subunit alpha, which codes for MIEKNWQELIRPMKPEVTPGYDSQRHAKIVAEPLERGFGMTLGNALRRVLLSSLQGAAVTAVQIDGVVHEFSSIPGVREDVTDIVLNLKQIALRMHAEGPKRLTLKKSGPGEVTAGDIEEVADVEVINKDHVICTLDEGAEVRFVLTVNTGKGYVPADRNRPEDAPIGYIGVDALYSPVKRVAYKVENTREGQVLDYDKLTLDVETNGAVTPEDAVAYAARILQDQFQIFITFEEPSEARGPEEEAPELDFNPALLKKVDELELSVRSANCLKNDNIVYIGDLIQKSEAEMLRTPNFGRKSLNEIKEVLAQMGLHLGMEAPNWPPENIEDLAKKYEDHV